The Dreissena polymorpha isolate Duluth1 chromosome 2, UMN_Dpol_1.0, whole genome shotgun sequence nucleotide sequence atttttaagatatctaaagccgttcaaaagttatcagtttaaaaaaaaaatacatatgtataatataataaaaaaaattcaatttttttttttttaataaaacataaacagtgtatagtgttgtttaaaagttaaaaaaaaatgtaacaaaaataaaaatacaaaagttataatcaataaatattttgcattaagcacccttttcatatAACTACGTCAAAAAACGAAATACATGTGCGCTTGCTCGCTCgctcgttcgctccatcgaaatcaaacaataagatagtgaaatctatACGAATTCGTCTCGCTTCTCGCTGAATtcgaatccggtgttaattttccGATATATTGAtccgttaaagaattattgattATAAATGGTAAAATTCGATAAAAAATGCAGCACCGTTTAAACAGAAGCTCAAAATCCAGCATATACCTTAaattccagtgaaataaaacaataagatagtctAATCTATGTGATTTTGTCACCCTGAACCCGAATCCGGTAATACTTTTGCGACCCCTTCAAGAATTATACTGCACGTGGCTATCAGCACCGAGTTCGGtagacaagatacaggttatattAGTCTATGACTGTTGTCCCTAATTACCTACATGTGCATTTATCCTGATTACCTATTTACTGTGGTTGAAGTTAGTCGAGATGTGTATAGATAGTTTAAGTTTTATTTAGTAAGTAATTGGAGAAcaagtggcacgggcacgcggttAATTATCACGCTTTGCGGGGGACCCGTTTTGTccatatacgtatttttgatatgcCGATGGGTCTATgggaggtaatttattcaagtaaacgCGGGATTTTTTTAGAATGCCTTTTTATATCGCTTTTCCCTTGATTAAATGCGGATAAACTACTAATTTTAAAGTGCATTCCACCAGAAAAagtttcggagaaagatatattgaggtTTTGATCGTTCGTAGGATGCGGGTTTTCATATaaattttctattgcaggggaggtaattataaaacgttgaaggCTTCAAATTAGTCtaagtttatatatattaatagatcttttGCAAGATTAAGAAATGAGCTATCAGTAGTATGTAATCTAAGGGATATTAGAGATATTGGTTCGGATATATGGGGGCCATATAATTAATCAGAAATTTGGAAATGTATATACAATGATACTAATCCCTACGCAAGGTACTTATTgtcgctcattttatgaaaaagaaaaaaattgtcgCTCATTTTCATAACAGAGCGTCTCTCTTTTCCCTAtattaatttttacaataattgaTTCATCATTAGCTGTTCACTGTGTTATCctcattatttataaatcttataGCATTTTCTGTGTTTTGTCGATGTGAATTATCATCTAATTTAACACTGTCATACtcgcgtaaagtgttgtcccaaattagcataGGCAATCCGCACAGGagtcgacacttttcgcttttatagtttttttgttgtttaaatacgTAAATCTAGTccagccggaaagtgtcgtccccgatcaGCATACGTTAATATGAGATAAGACACTTGAGGCACATGATTTAAGGCCCGTCTtgctcaatatatatatatccagaaagtgtcgtcccgatcAGCATACGTTAATATGAGATAAGACACTTTAGGCCATGCTTTAAGGCCCGTCTTCTCAGACCAAGGCTCAATCATTTTCTTTGGTGGTCATGCCACTCGTGAAACTATCTTTGGTGGTCATACCACTCGTGAAACTATCTTTGGTGGTCATACCACTCGTGAAACTATCTTTGGTGGTCATGCCACTCGTGAAACTATATTTGGTGGTCATGCCACTCGTGAAACTATCTTTGGTGGTCATGCCACTCGTGAAACTATGTTTGGTGGTCATGCCACTCGTGAAACTATCTTTGTTGGACATGCCACTCGTGaaactatatttttatatttttataaccaCTCGTGATATAAAATTCGACAAACATATGTACACTGAATGATCGTGACATACAAAAAACtactttgtattgtttaattttagtccgTGGACTGTAAATTTGAACTATTTATTTGAGCAGGGTCGTGCCTATGAAACTAAGTGCAATATGTGTAAAGCATACGACGTACCTTAAGGAGTTTTAACATCCAAGAATATgatattaacaatttaaaaatttcaaatcACACGCGTGTTCCAAAGAACAATAGAACATTTGCATCAGTTTTACTCATCGTTGGAGAATGGTTTGAAGCTACCCGCCATACGTCCCGAGCCTCGAACATCTTATTAAGCTAGTTAGATAttcctttatttattaaactaataatttcaaaacaaattctGTATGTGCGTGTCTATTTGTTGCAACAACTTCAAAGCAGTGTTTTACGATCATGAGAAATAATATCATATGGAAGGAGTAGTTGTTTTATAGCGCATCTTTATTAGTATTGTGAAAGTTTAATTGCATttggtatttgtttgtttaaatgtttataccGTTTTATAGTAGTCAAGTTGACCATTAAAATACTTATACAATATTATGCTTGCATGGTATTCTAAAAACTTGTATTAGTCGAGTTCGTTGTGTACTGTCTAATAAagttaagtattgttttcacggAATTACTGTAAGCGCCACGCCTTAGCTTGCATGTATGGACACGaaataatgtaatacatgtagttacCAGAGGTCCCGGTGTGATCCTGGATCGATGATTCTATCCAAGAATATTCGCCTTCTATCGCTGATTCAAAGATGGCAAAGCTGTCAGTCTCCAGCAGAAATACCGAGGCATTCACATGTTGTTCTGACTGACCTTATataaccaaacttgtcgaaacggccttaaacccaaagcaaaaacttacgggcccctcgcttttccgatttccgaccaatttaaaacaaggatTTTGTCATTTTTGGCTACAGCTTAACGTTTTTGGTCGAAAATGAATAAATCGGCGATCTCACCGCAGCTGacaattatggacaatactgaccacttcggacaatactaactaaaaactgaccattctggtggaagtcggcccAGATAAACCTCGTCGGTTAATCTAGATCAAACctgaaagttttagtcatttttacttcaacttttcattttaacatgactaacaaaggtgtgcgacatttatcgttaatgttgcgacatatatcggcagttgaaatttttgcgacatttatcgttaaagttgcgacatatatcgtcagtaggatttgcgacatttatcgttccttgcgacatttatcgtcaacgttgcgacaaatctcgtagcctgcgacatataacggcgatgcgacatttaacggcgctacaccAGACCATTTAACGATTTTTGTCATTTACTAGCATCGGCGATAGCTTGAAAACCAGTCTAAAGTGGGAACTGCTGAAATCGCCATTCACttataaagagttaaacaaaCAGTTATAAACTAAATCATTTGCCTTTAAGATCGGCATTTATTATTTCAGTCAGAAACATAGCGTTATTGAAATGATTGTTAAACTACCGATGTTGTTTAAATGCAAACGTCAAAAGTTAGATATGAGTGCAATTCTCTCTGAATAGAAAGGAAACCCAAAGCAGGAAATTACACAGTCTACATGGGTAAACTACCAAAATCTACACAATAAACGTTTATGCTCCAACGCTTGGGGACTTAGTTCTCGACATGTTCGTCAAACCTTCTTCCGAACAGGGCCGCATGTTGAAACAGCTTGCTAAGTACCATTTGCGATGCAATTCTGTGAGGAGCCCAACTTCGAATTCCCGAAAGCGTGTGAATCCACGTCCACCGAGCAGTGCCAAATCATACGTCCGAGGAACGCTCTTCTGCCAGCCAACATCGCAGTGGAGTTTGAAATACAAGCTTCACAGACGTTTGCTTTGTCAGTCAATAGAACTAAGTTGAAATGGCGTGGAAGTGAACTTCAAAGGTATTTTATATACTGAGCGAAAAGAAACAAATAACACAGTTTACGTGACTTTCGATGAAAAGACTACAATCTGATATGAAGGTTGGCTTCGATTCTATACTATGTTACAGCTCTATTTCGTTTGGCCGGTAAAACGCAGTTTAGCCAGTCCGTACAACGTTTTATATATACTTTAGTATTTTATGGTTTGAAAGGCTTAACGAAAATGTTATCACATTTTATTTTGGTTTACTAAATGATTATTGATCCTGTTATTTTcgtataattatttgaatacatAATGTACACTTATTTCACAAATAATGTAAACCTTATTTCAAcagtttatttttgaaagatatatTACCACGTTAGTATATACCGTTAAATTTGCTTTATTGGTTAaaatattttgtgtgtattttaaggTCGTAGCATAAATTCTAAATGCAAAAAACATTTCTTGTACTGACTTTGACAATCCGACTCAAAAGTATGTTAAATCGCTAATCTATTACATGTTActatattttcaacattttatcattacgttatttttacaaaaaagtgACATATTGCTGATGCAAGATTATGAAGTCAAAAGGTCTTTAATACaagataatatattaaaatattacttttttatattaaaatcgtATCACACATATCATTACACATGTACATTTTTTCTAAGcatatactatatatttttacttATTATTCCATTTTTGTTTATGCAATTGTGATACACCACATTATTGTCTACATGATTGACGAATTgcatttacatgttattttactTGTTGTTGTCATATATATTATTAAGTATTCCCATTATGGGTTTATAACTTTAAGAACTTTAAGATGATCGTACACAacttttcaatatattaattttttcatAATTGACATACACTTTCAAACGCCTTCCAGTTTGTTAGATCGTATGATATATATTGCCATTTAATCGAAAGCATTATAAGACAGCTCTCTGTATTTTTTTACGATTTCCTTTTCAAACCATAACGTTCGTTCCAAATGTCGATTTGTGTATTCGAAAATCAATAGTTTGCAATAACCGTTCCTAGGTGGTGATCtctatcttaaatatttattgtttatagtAGTTGTTCTGTTTTTAAGTTAGCGGATAAAACAAGAATTTCATTCCTGATTAAGACTCTCGAGTGTTATTTTTTGCGATGTCATACGCATGAACACGTAAACTTTTATATTGGTATGTATATGAAATACCAAGCATTCAAATATACGCAGAAAATCACCTACGCGTCGGTCTGAAGTATTCCTTCCGAACAGTATTTTATACTCTCCGAGCCCGATGGGCAAGTAATGCACTTAATGGGCTTCAGTTTTGGAGTCTCTTTTAAACACACAAATGCATTGATACTCTGGATGAAGCACAATCATATCATGTAACAGTATTACAACCACATGAAATCTtcaaaatataacacatatagGAATATTGTTCTACCATCTATACATATGTCTAATATATTTAGAACAAAGGGATGATCATGTCTTAAAATCTTACACTGCATAAAACTGGGAAAATTCTTTCAAGCGCATCTCGCGAATCGTTTTGATCACGTTACTTTATAATAGCCCCTTTTTACAACTTTGGTATCAAACAACCTCGTTTTTTGAGCGATTTTTGAATGTTTAATGACTGGTGGTTGGGCACTTCTCAGTTAATTGGGAATTGTAAACACCGGTCCTTTTCAAGGTTTACAACGTTGTTTGATGCTCAGTTTCTTTCCAATATAAATCTTGAAATTGACAAATTTGTAGCTTAAATTGAAGGCTTAACCTGAATACTAGTCAAAAGTCCAGTTCCATATACAGTAGAAATTCAATAAAGTTTTGCCTTCTTAATATTGCCATTGACTGCATCCACATGTGGAGACTTGATAATATCGCTCTCGCAGCTGTCCTGAAGTCGAGATCGATCATTGGGGAGCTCAGATTGTTTGAAATGCATGAGGCATTATTGAAATAATTCAGTAATATGTAAattcaatatcattatatacatgtaaaaaatacCGGTATTTGTCGTTAACACATCAAAAAACAGTAAATTAAAACGAACTTCCGGTAAATACTATACCCTGTAAATATCAAAAGCAACAATATCACCATCAACACAACAATTCGTGATCTCAAACAGTAAACGAAGATAGAAAAACAGAGCAAAATAAAAGATTAAAAAAGCATATCGCGACTTAAAAgcttaaagttgtttttttcagtaTTAATATTGTGCTTAGCGCGAAGTTCTTAAGTTCCCCTAACAGCTCGAACGCTTACTCAGTGTGATACTGGAACATTGCTTCCCAGCGTGTTGTGTTGCCTGTTTTAAATACCGCATTAACCTTATATGCACAGCCCTTGTCTCCGGTTCTGACTATACCACTGAAAAGTCCCCCGTTTTTCTGAAGTGGTTCCCGATTCACACTGATTCCATCCAAATCCGGAgcctttatttcaaaattaatttcacTGTTTGCAGGAAGTTTAGCGTTCTGAGGCTGGACAATCTCGCATTGATCCGTATAAATGGAGGCGTAAACAATCGGAAATTGGAAATCACCATCACGTACAGAATTGCAGTGCAGAACGTATACTGCCACTTGTGCCATTGTGCCTGCTCCCGAACCTTCCTTTGCGAAAATGTCAAGCCTGTATTTTCCAGTCAGTGGTGGATGGACTCTTATTACGCCCAAATCCCCAATACTTCTGGCCAATGTAGCATCGGCCTTTTCGCGCCACGTGTGTCCATCCAAATGCCAAAGTGTGGCTTTGTAATGCAATCTCTTGTTCTTGCTTCTAAATTTAAGCTGTATTTCATTGGTCATTGTTATCGTTCCACTCTTGTGACTTTCAGGGACCACGCCCAGAGCAAAAGCGTGTGATTTGAGCTGCGCGTTCTTGTTGAACTCCTCAAGAGTTACGGGCTTTTTCAAAAGCTGCCATTTCATGCTTTCTGCCAAATTATTATCCATGTATGGAAAATGATCGTTAACAAATTGCGCAGGGTCGGTCAAAAAGTAGAACTCTTTAAATTCTTTGACATAGATGTGCCCGTCCGTATGACCAGCGCCCCATGTGCAGTCCAACAAGAACCACTTACCATCAAGACGTACAGCGTTCCAGGCGTGGCTGGTTTGGCTTGACTCTGTAAACGGCTTATCTGCGTCGTATCCAAAACCCTTCGAAAACCCAGAGAGTTTCTTTACCTCTATCCCTGCAGATCTGTATAATTTAATGTtcagtcaaaagtaaaaaaagaaataacattgTATCAAGCGAAAAATATTCATACGTCGGTAACACGTACCTGCAGAGGGCTTCCATCACACTGGCATAACCTTCACAGACGCTCAGCCCATTTTTCATGACGGACGTGACGTCATTCGGTGCACGTGGCTGTCGGCCCAATAAACCATCGATATCGTACCTACAATTATAAACCTAGGATTTTTAGACCAAATACAGCCTTTTTCCAACATGATTTCTACATAAAAAGGTTTACATGACATACATTCAAGTCGTGTCCTAATATAAGTGTAGTATGCCTTTTTTACACAGAAGAGAGATGTGAATGTTCAATAATAAAAATGAGTTTAGAAGGTTCGATTTTTAATTAATCGTGGTTCCGTACCTTATATTCTCTGCAATCCAAACAAAAAACCCTCGCACTAGAAGTCGTTGGTCCTTAGTTTTCGTCATCACGTAATTCACAAGAGATTCGACGGATTCCTTTAGCGCTGAAGGTGCCTGGAAATGTGTGCAAGTAATTGCATAAATATACCTGTATCTAATTAAGCGCTTCTGTTAGCAATATCAACGCTTATATGTTACATTTATTAAACAGAAATGACACTAGCCTTTTGGACATGCTGATCAATGTCTGCGAACTCGTGTATCCCTTCTTGGGGCGATTCAACTACCGGTACTTTCACGTTTTCTACTGATTTAACATTTGAAACGTCTGTTTTCTGCGGTCCGACAGCTGTTTGGCGTGGTTTGCTGCCTATACATCCCATTGTAAAAACGCATATAGTGTTCGTCCaaacctgaagtaatatatttttgATGATAAATTACCAATTATTAAATCCATTAATACTTTGGCACTGGTTGTACAATTCGTTAAAAATATTTAGCATGAGTCTTGATTTCTGATTTAAAAATAGTTACTTACCAAATTGATGccatttaatatgttattaatacAAAGTTATATTAGGATAAAAAGTCATTTATATTTTTAGGAAAAAATTCTAATGAAATTTCATTGAttcactttttttaatttgatgcaaatctTTCGTTTTATTAtcgttgtacatgtatatgatatttacTAATAACAATACAGTAGTTTTATAAGTATTAGAAAATGACATGACAAACCTTGTATGCCTTCATATATATCTATAAACGCTCTTATCTAAATACGAACGTctgagttttttttaacaatcaacaCATGTGTATATCTGATTGTCTTGTCCAAATAAACAATGGAACAAACAAATCAGGCATGAACACAAGAACAATATACTTTGAAATCGAACTATTATATTCCTAACCAGGAAGTTGGTTTAACAACTTAAATCGAATTTCAATCATACTATTTTTAACCAGATACAAACAGATTTAGCTAAGTATGAGGTTCATGCGCTTTCATATTAATCCCAATTTTATAGATCGGTGATCCCAGTTATGTAACTGCATGTTTTGAGATTGTTGTTGATACTGCGGTATGTTATATAATGTGTGCATACAGCCAATTGTCATCAATGGAAAATAGTTCGCTGCTTACTAGAATTCATTGAAAGGTTAACGGAGTATAagtgaatacaaaaataaataaataaataaataaatccctGTGCCGTTCTCAattcttgtttgttattatttgtgttattgcATACTAGAATGTAATTTAACtacaaacataacataacatatgttATGGCCGGCCCACAATACAATCGTTCAATAATCCTCCAATGGTGGTGACAacaaagatacatgtatgttaattaacaatatattattaatgcGCAGAACATGTAACACAAAGACATAGGCATACAATTTATGTAACGTATCATATCATAACTTTGAAAAGTAGATCTAATCAAGTTATATGTTTCATAATAAGA carries:
- the LOC127865875 gene encoding kyphoscoliosis peptidase-like, translated to MGCIGSKPRQTAVGPQKTDVSNVKSVENVKVPVVESPQEGIHEFADIDQHVQKAPSALKESVESLVNYVMTKTKDQRLLVRGFFVWIAENIRYDIDGLLGRQPRAPNDVTSVMKNGLSVCEGYASVMEALCRSAGIEVKKLSGFSKGFGYDADKPFTESSQTSHAWNAVRLDGKWFLLDCTWGAGHTDGHIYVKEFKEFYFLTDPAQFVNDHFPYMDNNLAESMKWQLLKKPVTLEEFNKNAQLKSHAFALGVVPESHKSGTITMTNEIQLKFRSKNKRLHYKATLWHLDGHTWREKADATLARSIGDLGVIRVHPPLTGKYRLDIFAKEGSGAGTMAQVAVYVLHCNSVRDGDFQFPIVYASIYTDQCEIVQPQNAKLPANSEINFEIKAPDLDGISVNREPLQKNGGLFSGIVRTGDKGCAYKVNAVFKTGNTTRWEAMFQYHTE